Proteins encoded together in one Thamnophis elegans isolate rThaEle1 chromosome 10, rThaEle1.pri, whole genome shotgun sequence window:
- the INA gene encoding alpha-internexin: MNFSSDSHYLASSYRKIFGEPPRYSSRLGSSAAGSSYRSQSVSRCSNRAVSYRLAQADTLDLSQAAAVNDEFRLTRTNEKEQLQGLNDRFAGYIEKVRQLEQHNRLLETELSALRQRHAEPSGLAELFQSELRELRAQLDETEAARAQGALERERLAEEVQLLRAHCEEEARAKAEAEQALRAQQREVDGATLARMALEKKVEALLDELAFLRKVHAEEVAELSVSLQPTQLTAVEPDAKADLTAALKELRSQYESLSAKNLQAADEWYRAKFANLSEQAARNNEAIRASREEIGEYRRQLQARTLEVESLRGANESLERQLNEMEERYNAEALGLQDTISQLESDLRDTKSEMARHLREYQDLLNVKMALDIEIAAYRKLLEGEETRFSTSSMNISSLNPISNPTYSFQPRLFSSSVASSSKMSSFYFKKDEKEEAKLASKISSSQVGDPFSEMIEETITSTKKTERTNLEEGSTDNKKM, from the exons ATGAATTTCTCTTCGGATTCCCACTATTTGGCCTCTTCTTACAGGAAGATATTCGGGGAGCCGCCCCGCTACTCCTCCCGTCTTGGCAGTTCGGCCGCAGGCAGCAGTTACCGGTCTCAGTCGGTATCCCGCTGTAGCAACCGCGCCGTCTCGTACCGCTTGGCGCAGGCAGACACCTTGGATCTCAGTCAGGCAGCGGCGGTGAATGACGAATTTCGGCTGACCCGCACCAATGAGAAGGAGCAGCTGCAGGGACTCAACGACCGCTTCGCCGGCTACATCGAGAAAGTGAGGCAGCTGGAGCAGCACAATCGCCTCCTGGAGACCGAGCTGAGTGCACTGCGGCAGCGTCACGCCGAGCCCAGCGGCCTGGCCGAGCTCTTCCAGAGCGAGCTCCGCGAGCTGAGGGCCCAACTGGACGAGACGGAGGCTGCCCGGGCGCAGGGGGCGCTCGAAAGGGAGCGGCTGGCCGAGGAAGTGCAGCTCTTACGCGCGCACTGCGAGGAGGAGGCGCGAGCCAAGGCGGAGGCCGAGCAGGCGTTGCGCGCGCAGCAGCGGGAGGTGGATGGCGCCACCTTGGCGCGCATGGCTCTGGAGAAGAAGGTGGAAGCGCTGCTCGACGAGCTGGCCTTCCTGCGCAAGGTCCACGCCGAGGAGGTGGCCGAGCTCAGCGTCTCCTTGCAGCCAACCCAGTTGACTGCCGTCGAGCCGGACGCCAAGGCCGATCTGACTGCGGCGCTGAAGGAGCTACGCTCGCAATACGAATCCTTGTCCGCCAAGAACCTGCAGGCAGCCGACGAGTGGTACCGCGCTAAGTTCGCCAACCTCAGCGAGCAGGCGGCGCGCAACAACGAGGCCATCCGAGCCAGCCGCGAGGAGATCGGCGAGTACCGCCGCCAGCTGCAAGCCCGCACTTTGGAGGTGGAGAGCCTGCGCGGAGCGAACGAATCCCTGGAGCGGCAGCTAAATGAGATGGAGGAGCGGTATAACGCCGAGGCACTCGGCTTGCAG GATACAATTAGCCAATTAGAAAGTGATTTGAGAGACACAAAGAGTGAAATGGCTCGGCATCTGAGAGAATACCAAGATTTACTGAATGTCAAAATGGCCTTGGATATAGAGATAGCAGCATACAG GAAGCTGTTGGAGGGTGAGGAGACACGTTTTAGTACTTCAAGCATGAACATCTCATCTCTGAATCCCATTTCCAATCCTACTTACTCTTTCCAACCCAGGCTCTTTAGTTCATCTGTAGCCAGCAGCTCTAAAATGTCCTCTTTCTATTTtaagaaagatgagaaagaggaAGCTAAATTAGCCTCAAAAATTTCATCAAGCCAGGTAGGAGACCCCTTTTCTGAAATGATAGAGGAAACCATAACATCCACTAAAAAAACTGAAAGAACAAACTTGGAAGAAGGAAGCACTGACAATAAAAAAATGTAA